The DNA region TTTATGGGCGGAGAAAGATGAGTTAAAGTTTCCAATAGCAATTGTTGAAACAGAAAACGGAAAAACAAGCATTATAAAACATACAGAAATTGCTTGTAGTTCAAGAAATTTGCGTATTTTAGAAAACAATCATACAAATGAATACAGCGGAATAAAAATAAAATGGATAACTTCTAAAAAAGCAACATTAGTTGAGCTATTTTATGGAGTAGAGTGGTAGGAGGTATATTTATGGAATGGGAAAAATTTAATCCAAAAGAAATTAAAAGTATTGCTGAAAAAGCGTATAAAGAAGGCAATCTAACTGTTAAATATTTTATCATATTTTATATAAAAAACCACTTGACAAATACATATTTTGGTGTATAATATAAGTATGTATAAGATTGGTCAGTTTTCAAAGCTTACAGGTATATCAATACCGACTTTAAGAGCATGGGATAAAAAAGAAATATTGAAACCAGAGTTCAAAACACAACATGGAG from Desulfurella amilsii includes:
- a CDS encoding MerR family DNA-binding transcriptional regulator, yielding MYKIGQFSKLTGISIPTLRAWDKKEILKPEFKTQHGERRYSDAQLQSILQKKPDTLRINIGYARVSSKKQE